The following proteins are encoded in a genomic region of Takifugu rubripes chromosome 9, fTakRub1.2, whole genome shotgun sequence:
- the phrf1 gene encoding PHD and RING finger domain-containing protein 1 isoform X2: MDEDDSQDELINRNTSHSKGKRALAWAISDDSDDDQQESEGESNSGEDDGEEEEEDEEEANEDNDDEDEEEDEKAEDGAFGGAAADLAEMSSDEDSDKCPICLNSFTSQPVATPENCEHYFCLDCILEWTNNANSCPIDRIAFNSIYLRKSYGGNVKKMITIQKPVKSPEEIIDVDLEQTNCEVCGGSDREDRLLLCDGCDAGYHMECLTPPLDSVPVEEWFCPECEANNRHSTEELNDRESLPSTARHASRRHQAAGRTRAIARTQQSERVRANVNRHRISQLAPTYLIQSTWLDETINAVIAGLNSSVYVRDLTPRATQSHRGRRRTVKRRKTSSSVGKKGKAAGKGVKRKRRRGRRTKSRKNLMLNKTVTPRNRIAKSLGIVKDRKNSSLPTVYRPSDQTLSGMRADIGAASLSIYGDPFDLDPFIDHAEEEQQAHASSLLEAKRRGISSSALRSHQPVARPVTASLSRRGIGVPQSRAVVESAPVPDLLGSILSGQSMLMMDSSDVVINRDGSLKATKPIMPAIVNPGCGKSSIVNDACPQISPAMSPNQADSYNPIEPPPAHPRWKPPCPGRPANPSTHRGTNELPIHPSSMHAPPDSRSNSSGIPSALLKCKKSPTKPMWVDVSVLPRIPKIKKEGSSITNGVSSSSSSSSHIYNVPERGMNSFGGDKGKQQSVEQRKGRAAGETQSSRSDTAGSSSTFSSSFSTSAGFAGNQPHQSASSSSSSAVSFRINSSGNLWHSRRLSMGSSTSSGGSMQEVWKEKKEEARKKQLRRDKQMLLASRTLGNKEEDGDSIYDPFNPTQSDSSSSEDEAESRRLGSSSQNTAHDRRAASWGGDAVSMEADVKEETHELVISEDELSRSSLQGIMSKVRCSKVEKGSRPVDDETEKQTPCDHKVKDETVELNKSHVYPTTSPNFENDPSASAKKTEKAKTPCSKTPSRDLPQKKVFHSLKEQHTSSSETDRGGRLDHSSSDHAFKEKEKKRDGKHSCGHSRARKRKSARSSSERSLSNSPDRTHGRRSRSRSGDRRRSRSSSSSGSRECLKRKKHKHRSMEGLEGRDRESEKRRSAKENRRGRSRSKSSSRSRSRSMERRKDETRLQKSASTSRHKGEPTSKPNRKRRSRSRSRERRKEEGSSKSSQKTSCFCVPASKDVKQVQAKKKEDITSNILKEDPVIKQEAQRESQAPTSATAKERLLIEDIKKEKQPSFDMFEELAGTKPVKKEESDLCVVTAAKNEEGYIGFKTEACEISVIKSEASSPEFCPSVTSVSPLLKPGGLQDSLDQPQPDLLGPAAQPNAADLTAAVKEEQPSDSDDDFNIDVMLDSLQYEKPENTEETVSDQQGKEGAVEDMSTSNSLSTKSKNQVKRVTWNIQEPEGPQPEKSPSKLALYKLKLKQEGLRRPSAIGQNSSQDSTVSVGDLSKRSHVGTVSSLSRSDGSVSQKLSATEQGAEDDLSRKDKYLKKLHMQERAVEEVKLAIKPFYQNRDINKDEYKEILRKAVQKVCHSKSGEINPVKVGNLVKAYVDKYKHARKHKKGEEASRMQKVHNEVPKPSGSP, encoded by the exons ATGGATGAGGACGACAGTCAAGATGAGTTGATCAACCGCAACACATCCCACAGCAAAGGGAAGAGAGCTTTAGCGTGGGCCATCTCTG ATGACTCAGATGATGATCAACAGGAGTCTGAAGGAGAATCCAAcagtggtgaggatgatggagaggaagaggaggaggatgaggaagaagccAATGAAGATAATGATG atgaggatgaagaggaagatgaaaaggCTGAGGATGGAGCTTTcgggggagctgctgctgacttGGCCGAGATGAGCTCCGATGAGGATTCTGACAAGTGTCCCATCTGCCTCAACTCCTTCACCAGCCAACCTGTTGCCACACCAGAGAACTGTGAACATTACTTTTGTCTCGACTGCATCCTTGAATGGACAAAC AATGCAAACTCGTGTCCTATCGACCGCATTGCCTTCAATAGCATTTATCTAAGAAAATCCTATGGTGGCAATGTGAAGAAAATG ATCACAATACAGAAGCCTGTAAAGAGCCCAGAGGAAATAATAGATGTGGACCTAGAACAAACAAACTGTGAAGTGTGTGGTGGCAGTGACCGTGAGGACCGCCTCTTGCTCTGTGATGGCTGTGATGCTGG GTATCACATGGAGTGTCTCACCCCACCTCTTGACTCTGTTCCTGTGGAGGAATGGTTCTGCCCTGAGTGTGAGGCCAACAATCGCCACTCAA CTGAAGAGCTAAATGACAGAGAGAGCTTACCTTCTACTGCCCGTCATGCCTCTAGAAGGCACCAGGCTGCAGGCAGGACCCGGGCAATTGCCCGCACTCAGCAGAGCGAGAGGGTCCGCGCTAATGTCAACCGCCATCGCATCTCTCAG TTGGCTCCCACATATCTGATTCAGTCGACATGGCTGGATGAGACTATAAATGCTGTGATAGCTGGGCTCAACTCATCTGTGTACGTGCGTGACCTTACACCTCGCGCCACACAAAGCCACAGAG GAAGGCGCAGAACGGTCAAAAGAAGGAAGACATCCTCCTCTGTGGGTAAGAAAGGTAAAGCAGCAGGCAAAGGAGtcaaaaggaagagaaggagaggaaggagaactAAATCCAGGAAAAATCTG ATGTTAAATAAAACAGTAACTCCTCGGAACCGCATCGCAAAGAGTCTTGGAATTgttaaagacaggaagaactCTTCGCTGCCGACGGTTTACCGGCCGTCAGATCAAACTCTAAGTGGCATGCGTGCTGACATTGGCGCCGCGTCCCTGTCCATTTATGGAGATCCATTTGATCTGGATCCATTTATCGATCA TgctgaggaagagcagcaggcCCATGCTTCATCACTGCTGGAGGCCAAAAGACGAGGGATCTCTAGCTCTGCTCTGCGTTCTCATCAGCCTGTAGCTCGACCTGTCACTGCAAGTCTTTCCAG GAGGGGTATTGGTGTCCCCCAGTCACGGGCAGTTGTGGAGTCAGCTCCTGTGCCTGATCTGCTGGGCAGCATCTTATCAGGACAGAGCATGCTCATGATGGACAGCTCTGACGTTGTAATTAATCGAGACGGTTCCCTTAAAGCCACAAAACCAA TCATGCCAGCTATAGTAAATCCAGGTTGCGGCAAAAGCAGTATCGTTAATGACGCCTGCCCCCAAATCAGTCCAGCAATGTCTCCTAATCAAGCAGATAGTTACAATCCAATCGAACCTCCGCCAGCTCATCCAAGATGGAAGCCACCATGTCCAGGTAGACCCGCCAATCCTTCCACTCATAGGGGGACCAATGAACTTCCCATCCATCCTTCTTCCATGCACGCTCCTCCAGACTCCAGGTCCAATAGCAGTGGAATACCCTCAgcacttttaaaatgtaaaaaatcaCCTACAAAGCCTATGTGGGTAGACGTGTCGGTGCTTCCAAGgataccaaaaataaaaaaagagggcaGTAGCATCACGAATGGTGTAAGTAGCAGTTCTTCTTCCAGCAGTCATATTTACAACGTGCCAGAAAGAGGCATGAACAGCTTTGGTGGGGACAAAGGAAAGCAGCAAAGTGTAGAGCAGCGAAAGGGCAGGGCTGCTGGTGAGACCCAGAGCTCCAGGTCTGACACAGCAGGATCATCGTCCACGTTCTCCAGCTCATTCTCTACTTCTGCTGGCTTTGCTGGAAACCAGCCGCACCAATctgcatcttcctcatcctcgtccGCTGTGAGTTTCCGCATTAACTCCAGTGGGAACTTGTGGCATTCAAGGCGGCTGAGCATGGGGTCGTCCACCAGCAGTGGCGGTAGCATGCAGGAAGTCtggaaagagaagaaggaggaagcCAGGAAGAAACAGCTGCGCAGGGATAAACAGATGCTCCTGGCATCACGGACACTTGGCAACAAGGAAGAGGATGGTGATAGCATCTATGATCCCTTTAATCCCACACAGTCAGACTCAAGCAGCTCAGAGGATGAAGCTGAGAGCCGGAGACTGGGTAGCAGCTCGCAAAATACAGCACACGATCGGAGGGCTGCTAGTTGGGGAGGTGACGCTGTTTCAATGGAGGCTGATGTGAAAGAGGAAACTCATGAGCTTGTAATCTCAGAGGATGAGCTGAGCAGAAGTAGCCTTCAGGGCAtcatgtcaaaggtcagatgttCAAAGGTTGAAAAGGGTTCAAGACCAGTAGACGATGAGACTGAGAAACAGACCCCATGTGACCATAAAGTTAAGGATGAAACTGTAGAACTGAACAAAAGTCATGTGTATCCCACCACTTCCCCTAACTTTGAAAATGATCCATCTGCTTCCgctaaaaagacagaaaaggccAAAACTCCTTGTTCCAAGACACCTTCAAGAGATTTGCCCCAGAAGAAGGTCTTCCACTCTTTAAAGGAGCAGCACACTAGCAGTTCAGAGACTGACCGAGGTGGGAGGCTGGACCATTCCAGCTCAGACCATGCATtcaaggagaaagaaaagaaaagggatggAAAACACAGTTGTGGTCATTCAAGggccaggaagaggaagagcgcaCGCTCAAGCTCCGAGAGGTCATTGTCCAATTCTCCAGACAGGACTCACGGAAGACGTTCAAGGTCACGATCCGGAGACAGAAGGCGCTCAAG GTCTAGTTCCAGCTCTGGTAGCAGAGagtgtttaaaaaggaaaaagcacaaacacaggagcaTGGAAGGTTTGGAAGGCAGAGACCGAGAATCTGAGAAAAGACGAAGCGCAAAGGAAAACAGACGCGGCCGATCTCGCTCGAAATCTTCATCAAGATCACGGTCGCGATCcatggaaagaaggaaagacGAAACAAGACTGCAAAAATCAGCTTCTACCTCCAGACACAAGGGGGAGCCGACGTCAAAACCCAACAGGAAGCGTAGGTCTAGATCCAGgtccagagagaggaggaaagaggaaggatCTTCCAAGAGTTCACAAAAAACTTCATGCTTCTGTGTTCCTGCCTCCAAAGATGTGAAACAGGTACAAGCCAAGAAAAAAGAGGACATCACTTCAAACATCCTCAAAGAAGATCCTGTGATAAAGCAGGAGGCTCAAAGGGAGAGCCAGGCTCCTACATCAGCAACAGCCAAAGAGAGACTGCTTATAGAGgacatcaaaaaagaaaaacaaccatctTTTGATATGTTTGAAGAGTTAGCAGGTACTAAACCagtaaagaaagaagaaagtgaTCTCTGTGTTGTTACAGCAGCCAAAAATGAGGAGGGATACATAGGATTCAAGACAGAGGCCTGTGAAATTTCCGTAATTAAATCAGAGGCAAGCTCTCCAGAATTCTGCCCGTCTGTCACCTCAGTTTCTCCGCTCCTAAAACCAGGTGGACTCCAAGATTCGCTTGATCAGCCACAGCCAGATCTTCTGGGCCCTGCAGCACAGCCCAACGCTGCTGACCTGACTGCTGCCgtgaaggaggagcagcccTCGGACTCGGATGACGACTTCAACATTGACGTGATGCTGGACAGCCTGCAGTACGAGAAGCCCGAGAACACGGAGGAAACCGTGTCTGACCagcaggggaaggagggggCAGTTGAAGATATGAGCACATCAAATTCACTGAGTACAAAATCCAAAAATCAAGTGAAGAGGGTTACCTGGAACATACAGGAGCCCGAGGGACCTCAACCGGAGAAATCCCCAAGCA AGCTGGCTCTGTATAAGTTGAAACTGAAGCAGGAGGGACTTCGCAGACCCTCTGCAATCGGCCAGAACTCCAGTCAG GACAGCACTGTCAGTGTCGGCGACCTCTCCAAAAGAAGCCATGTTGGTACAGTCAGTAGCTTATCGAGATCTGATGGTTCAGTTTCTCAGAAACTATCAGCCACTGAACAAGGAGCGGAAGATGATTTGTCGAGGAAAGACAAG TACTTGAAGAAGCTTCACATGCAGGagagagctgtggaggaggtgaagtTGGCCATCAAGCCGTTCTACCAAAACAGGGACATCAACAAGGACGAATACAAGGAGATTTTGCGCAAAGCAGTTCAGAAG GTGTGCCACAGCAAGAGCGGCGAGATCAATCCAGTGAAGGTGGGCAATCTGGTAAAAGCCTACGTGGACAAATACAAGCATGCTAGGAAACACAAGAAAGGCGAGGAGGCGTCAAGGATGCAGAAAGTTCACAACGAGGTCCCGAAACCCTCCGGCAGCCCCTGA
- the phrf1 gene encoding PHD and RING finger domain-containing protein 1 isoform X1, whose product MDEDDSQDELINRNTSHSKGKRALAWAISDDSDDDQQESEGESNSGEDDGEEEEEDEEEANEDNDDEDEEEDEKAEDGAFGGAAADLAEMSSDEDSDKCPICLNSFTSQPVATPENCEHYFCLDCILEWTNNANSCPIDRIAFNSIYLRKSYGGNVKKMITIQKPVKSPEEIIDVDLEQTNCEVCGGSDREDRLLLCDGCDAGYHMECLTPPLDSVPVEEWFCPECEANNRHSTEELNDRESLPSTARHASRRHQAAGRTRAIARTQQSERVRANVNRHRISQARTSQLAPTYLIQSTWLDETINAVIAGLNSSVYVRDLTPRATQSHRGRRRTVKRRKTSSSVGKKGKAAGKGVKRKRRRGRRTKSRKNLMLNKTVTPRNRIAKSLGIVKDRKNSSLPTVYRPSDQTLSGMRADIGAASLSIYGDPFDLDPFIDHAEEEQQAHASSLLEAKRRGISSSALRSHQPVARPVTASLSRRGIGVPQSRAVVESAPVPDLLGSILSGQSMLMMDSSDVVINRDGSLKATKPIMPAIVNPGCGKSSIVNDACPQISPAMSPNQADSYNPIEPPPAHPRWKPPCPGRPANPSTHRGTNELPIHPSSMHAPPDSRSNSSGIPSALLKCKKSPTKPMWVDVSVLPRIPKIKKEGSSITNGVSSSSSSSSHIYNVPERGMNSFGGDKGKQQSVEQRKGRAAGETQSSRSDTAGSSSTFSSSFSTSAGFAGNQPHQSASSSSSSAVSFRINSSGNLWHSRRLSMGSSTSSGGSMQEVWKEKKEEARKKQLRRDKQMLLASRTLGNKEEDGDSIYDPFNPTQSDSSSSEDEAESRRLGSSSQNTAHDRRAASWGGDAVSMEADVKEETHELVISEDELSRSSLQGIMSKVRCSKVEKGSRPVDDETEKQTPCDHKVKDETVELNKSHVYPTTSPNFENDPSASAKKTEKAKTPCSKTPSRDLPQKKVFHSLKEQHTSSSETDRGGRLDHSSSDHAFKEKEKKRDGKHSCGHSRARKRKSARSSSERSLSNSPDRTHGRRSRSRSGDRRRSRSSSSSGSRECLKRKKHKHRSMEGLEGRDRESEKRRSAKENRRGRSRSKSSSRSRSRSMERRKDETRLQKSASTSRHKGEPTSKPNRKRRSRSRSRERRKEEGSSKSSQKTSCFCVPASKDVKQVQAKKKEDITSNILKEDPVIKQEAQRESQAPTSATAKERLLIEDIKKEKQPSFDMFEELAGTKPVKKEESDLCVVTAAKNEEGYIGFKTEACEISVIKSEASSPEFCPSVTSVSPLLKPGGLQDSLDQPQPDLLGPAAQPNAADLTAAVKEEQPSDSDDDFNIDVMLDSLQYEKPENTEETVSDQQGKEGAVEDMSTSNSLSTKSKNQVKRVTWNIQEPEGPQPEKSPSKLALYKLKLKQEGLRRPSAIGQNSSQDSTVSVGDLSKRSHVGTVSSLSRSDGSVSQKLSATEQGAEDDLSRKDKYLKKLHMQERAVEEVKLAIKPFYQNRDINKDEYKEILRKAVQKVCHSKSGEINPVKVGNLVKAYVDKYKHARKHKKGEEASRMQKVHNEVPKPSGSP is encoded by the exons ATGGATGAGGACGACAGTCAAGATGAGTTGATCAACCGCAACACATCCCACAGCAAAGGGAAGAGAGCTTTAGCGTGGGCCATCTCTG ATGACTCAGATGATGATCAACAGGAGTCTGAAGGAGAATCCAAcagtggtgaggatgatggagaggaagaggaggaggatgaggaagaagccAATGAAGATAATGATG atgaggatgaagaggaagatgaaaaggCTGAGGATGGAGCTTTcgggggagctgctgctgacttGGCCGAGATGAGCTCCGATGAGGATTCTGACAAGTGTCCCATCTGCCTCAACTCCTTCACCAGCCAACCTGTTGCCACACCAGAGAACTGTGAACATTACTTTTGTCTCGACTGCATCCTTGAATGGACAAAC AATGCAAACTCGTGTCCTATCGACCGCATTGCCTTCAATAGCATTTATCTAAGAAAATCCTATGGTGGCAATGTGAAGAAAATG ATCACAATACAGAAGCCTGTAAAGAGCCCAGAGGAAATAATAGATGTGGACCTAGAACAAACAAACTGTGAAGTGTGTGGTGGCAGTGACCGTGAGGACCGCCTCTTGCTCTGTGATGGCTGTGATGCTGG GTATCACATGGAGTGTCTCACCCCACCTCTTGACTCTGTTCCTGTGGAGGAATGGTTCTGCCCTGAGTGTGAGGCCAACAATCGCCACTCAA CTGAAGAGCTAAATGACAGAGAGAGCTTACCTTCTACTGCCCGTCATGCCTCTAGAAGGCACCAGGCTGCAGGCAGGACCCGGGCAATTGCCCGCACTCAGCAGAGCGAGAGGGTCCGCGCTAATGTCAACCGCCATCGCATCTCTCAGGCACGCACATCCCAG TTGGCTCCCACATATCTGATTCAGTCGACATGGCTGGATGAGACTATAAATGCTGTGATAGCTGGGCTCAACTCATCTGTGTACGTGCGTGACCTTACACCTCGCGCCACACAAAGCCACAGAG GAAGGCGCAGAACGGTCAAAAGAAGGAAGACATCCTCCTCTGTGGGTAAGAAAGGTAAAGCAGCAGGCAAAGGAGtcaaaaggaagagaaggagaggaaggagaactAAATCCAGGAAAAATCTG ATGTTAAATAAAACAGTAACTCCTCGGAACCGCATCGCAAAGAGTCTTGGAATTgttaaagacaggaagaactCTTCGCTGCCGACGGTTTACCGGCCGTCAGATCAAACTCTAAGTGGCATGCGTGCTGACATTGGCGCCGCGTCCCTGTCCATTTATGGAGATCCATTTGATCTGGATCCATTTATCGATCA TgctgaggaagagcagcaggcCCATGCTTCATCACTGCTGGAGGCCAAAAGACGAGGGATCTCTAGCTCTGCTCTGCGTTCTCATCAGCCTGTAGCTCGACCTGTCACTGCAAGTCTTTCCAG GAGGGGTATTGGTGTCCCCCAGTCACGGGCAGTTGTGGAGTCAGCTCCTGTGCCTGATCTGCTGGGCAGCATCTTATCAGGACAGAGCATGCTCATGATGGACAGCTCTGACGTTGTAATTAATCGAGACGGTTCCCTTAAAGCCACAAAACCAA TCATGCCAGCTATAGTAAATCCAGGTTGCGGCAAAAGCAGTATCGTTAATGACGCCTGCCCCCAAATCAGTCCAGCAATGTCTCCTAATCAAGCAGATAGTTACAATCCAATCGAACCTCCGCCAGCTCATCCAAGATGGAAGCCACCATGTCCAGGTAGACCCGCCAATCCTTCCACTCATAGGGGGACCAATGAACTTCCCATCCATCCTTCTTCCATGCACGCTCCTCCAGACTCCAGGTCCAATAGCAGTGGAATACCCTCAgcacttttaaaatgtaaaaaatcaCCTACAAAGCCTATGTGGGTAGACGTGTCGGTGCTTCCAAGgataccaaaaataaaaaaagagggcaGTAGCATCACGAATGGTGTAAGTAGCAGTTCTTCTTCCAGCAGTCATATTTACAACGTGCCAGAAAGAGGCATGAACAGCTTTGGTGGGGACAAAGGAAAGCAGCAAAGTGTAGAGCAGCGAAAGGGCAGGGCTGCTGGTGAGACCCAGAGCTCCAGGTCTGACACAGCAGGATCATCGTCCACGTTCTCCAGCTCATTCTCTACTTCTGCTGGCTTTGCTGGAAACCAGCCGCACCAATctgcatcttcctcatcctcgtccGCTGTGAGTTTCCGCATTAACTCCAGTGGGAACTTGTGGCATTCAAGGCGGCTGAGCATGGGGTCGTCCACCAGCAGTGGCGGTAGCATGCAGGAAGTCtggaaagagaagaaggaggaagcCAGGAAGAAACAGCTGCGCAGGGATAAACAGATGCTCCTGGCATCACGGACACTTGGCAACAAGGAAGAGGATGGTGATAGCATCTATGATCCCTTTAATCCCACACAGTCAGACTCAAGCAGCTCAGAGGATGAAGCTGAGAGCCGGAGACTGGGTAGCAGCTCGCAAAATACAGCACACGATCGGAGGGCTGCTAGTTGGGGAGGTGACGCTGTTTCAATGGAGGCTGATGTGAAAGAGGAAACTCATGAGCTTGTAATCTCAGAGGATGAGCTGAGCAGAAGTAGCCTTCAGGGCAtcatgtcaaaggtcagatgttCAAAGGTTGAAAAGGGTTCAAGACCAGTAGACGATGAGACTGAGAAACAGACCCCATGTGACCATAAAGTTAAGGATGAAACTGTAGAACTGAACAAAAGTCATGTGTATCCCACCACTTCCCCTAACTTTGAAAATGATCCATCTGCTTCCgctaaaaagacagaaaaggccAAAACTCCTTGTTCCAAGACACCTTCAAGAGATTTGCCCCAGAAGAAGGTCTTCCACTCTTTAAAGGAGCAGCACACTAGCAGTTCAGAGACTGACCGAGGTGGGAGGCTGGACCATTCCAGCTCAGACCATGCATtcaaggagaaagaaaagaaaagggatggAAAACACAGTTGTGGTCATTCAAGggccaggaagaggaagagcgcaCGCTCAAGCTCCGAGAGGTCATTGTCCAATTCTCCAGACAGGACTCACGGAAGACGTTCAAGGTCACGATCCGGAGACAGAAGGCGCTCAAG GTCTAGTTCCAGCTCTGGTAGCAGAGagtgtttaaaaaggaaaaagcacaaacacaggagcaTGGAAGGTTTGGAAGGCAGAGACCGAGAATCTGAGAAAAGACGAAGCGCAAAGGAAAACAGACGCGGCCGATCTCGCTCGAAATCTTCATCAAGATCACGGTCGCGATCcatggaaagaaggaaagacGAAACAAGACTGCAAAAATCAGCTTCTACCTCCAGACACAAGGGGGAGCCGACGTCAAAACCCAACAGGAAGCGTAGGTCTAGATCCAGgtccagagagaggaggaaagaggaaggatCTTCCAAGAGTTCACAAAAAACTTCATGCTTCTGTGTTCCTGCCTCCAAAGATGTGAAACAGGTACAAGCCAAGAAAAAAGAGGACATCACTTCAAACATCCTCAAAGAAGATCCTGTGATAAAGCAGGAGGCTCAAAGGGAGAGCCAGGCTCCTACATCAGCAACAGCCAAAGAGAGACTGCTTATAGAGgacatcaaaaaagaaaaacaaccatctTTTGATATGTTTGAAGAGTTAGCAGGTACTAAACCagtaaagaaagaagaaagtgaTCTCTGTGTTGTTACAGCAGCCAAAAATGAGGAGGGATACATAGGATTCAAGACAGAGGCCTGTGAAATTTCCGTAATTAAATCAGAGGCAAGCTCTCCAGAATTCTGCCCGTCTGTCACCTCAGTTTCTCCGCTCCTAAAACCAGGTGGACTCCAAGATTCGCTTGATCAGCCACAGCCAGATCTTCTGGGCCCTGCAGCACAGCCCAACGCTGCTGACCTGACTGCTGCCgtgaaggaggagcagcccTCGGACTCGGATGACGACTTCAACATTGACGTGATGCTGGACAGCCTGCAGTACGAGAAGCCCGAGAACACGGAGGAAACCGTGTCTGACCagcaggggaaggagggggCAGTTGAAGATATGAGCACATCAAATTCACTGAGTACAAAATCCAAAAATCAAGTGAAGAGGGTTACCTGGAACATACAGGAGCCCGAGGGACCTCAACCGGAGAAATCCCCAAGCA AGCTGGCTCTGTATAAGTTGAAACTGAAGCAGGAGGGACTTCGCAGACCCTCTGCAATCGGCCAGAACTCCAGTCAG GACAGCACTGTCAGTGTCGGCGACCTCTCCAAAAGAAGCCATGTTGGTACAGTCAGTAGCTTATCGAGATCTGATGGTTCAGTTTCTCAGAAACTATCAGCCACTGAACAAGGAGCGGAAGATGATTTGTCGAGGAAAGACAAG TACTTGAAGAAGCTTCACATGCAGGagagagctgtggaggaggtgaagtTGGCCATCAAGCCGTTCTACCAAAACAGGGACATCAACAAGGACGAATACAAGGAGATTTTGCGCAAAGCAGTTCAGAAG GTGTGCCACAGCAAGAGCGGCGAGATCAATCCAGTGAAGGTGGGCAATCTGGTAAAAGCCTACGTGGACAAATACAAGCATGCTAGGAAACACAAGAAAGGCGAGGAGGCGTCAAGGATGCAGAAAGTTCACAACGAGGTCCCGAAACCCTCCGGCAGCCCCTGA